A window of the Electrophorus electricus isolate fEleEle1 chromosome 11, fEleEle1.pri, whole genome shotgun sequence genome harbors these coding sequences:
- the ifngr1l gene encoding interferon gamma receptor 1-like gives MFQWPIVSVLSLYGFILQVFCSVPPPTNLTLNCHNFHNVLYWNYSEPSLQPLFIVTIRNYEGPRQLVNTSKNYLDISSYTQDADDAYFVSVVATLNESAIHSSGRSTQFTYGEFSSKTKCTVDFPPLNISVWSRRFEINYRHPFYIYGIETLNDTFIYSVEYNETESTIYSCLVTELVCTEKMHLPESLYGSCMMVHFKGSVKGIQTDISRNVCSDRLDPNEKDWTTIITTLVCSGIVVIMIIVVGGVLYKKRTQIKPQNSVISKFLSIVRSDHAMIVPEQPTLCAVTSVGHIPLLQTPDDVPTPTNISPTDVTHFPIDSIPNMESSGSQEPESMVEEEESEDAKSSTGYDCGKFLVVMSPGDTVDAYGPRQA, from the exons ATGTTCCAGTGGCCAATCGTCAGTGTATTGTCACTTTATGGGTTTATTTTACAGGTCTTCTGTTCCG tTCCTCCGCCAACTAACCTCACCCTGAATTGTCATAATTTTCACAATGTCCTGTACTGGAATTACAGTGAACCAAGTCTGCAGCCATTATTCATTGTAACTATTCGGAACTATGAAGG GCCGCGTCAGTTAGTGAATACCTCTAAGAACTACCTGGACATCAGCTCGTACACTCAGGACGCTGACGATGCATACTTTGTGTCAGTGGTAGCTACGTTGAATGAGTCTGCCATCCATAGTTCAGGCAGATCCACCCAGTTCACCTATGGCGAGTTTTCATCCAAGACCAAAT gTACAGTGGACTTTCCACCCTTGAACATTTCAGTCTGGTCACGCAGATTTGAAATAAATTATCGTCATCCTTTTTATATCTATGGCATTGAAACACTGAATGACACTTTCATATACTCTGTTGAATATAATGAG ACTGAGAGCACAATATACAGTTGTCTTGTAACAGAACTTGTCTGCACAGAGAAGATGCACCTTCCCGAAAGCCTTTATGGCAGTTGCATGATGGTACATTTCAAAGGGTCTGTTAAAGGCATACAAACAGATATTTCTAGAAATGTTTGCAGTGACAGACTAGATCCTAATGAAAAAG ACTGGACAACTATTATAACCACTTTAGTATGTAGTGGGATTGTTGTTATAATGATAATAGTAGTAGGAGGTGTGCTGTACAAGAAGAGGACTCAGATTAAGCCTCAAAACTCTGTAATCTCCAAATTCCTG AGCATTGTGAGATCTGATCATGCCATGATAGTGCCCGAGCAGCCTACTCTGTGTGCAGTGACGTCTGTAGGCCATATCCCACTGCTGCAGACCCCAGATGATGTGCCCACCCCCACCAACATCTCACCTACAGACGTTACCCACTTTCCCATTGACTCAATTCCTAACATGGAGTCATCAGGGAGCCAGGAGCCTGAAAGTATggtggaagaggaagagtcTGAGGATGCTAAAAGCTCCACAGGCTATGACTGTGGCAAGTTTCTTGTTGTCATGAGCCCAGGAGACACTGTAGATGCTTATGGGCCAAGACAAGCTTAA